From the Luteolibacter arcticus genome, one window contains:
- a CDS encoding dienelactone hydrolase family protein, producing the protein MATLTEAHTDLTTSRGLMRVHTFTPTGSGKHPAVIFFSEIFQVTGPIRRMAAALAGEGYLVAVPEVYHEFEPLGCVLAYDQAGSDRGNELKFTKELASYDEDVDVLVKWLQGHESCTGKIGSHGVCLGGHLSLRAGFHDGISAVACFYPTDVHSATLGAGKNDDTLKRIGELEARMLFVWGRQDPHIPQEGRELIHGRLEEAGREFEWHEFNAAHAFLRDEGARYNPALARVCMALLLRFLGESLE; encoded by the coding sequence ATGGCCACGCTGACCGAAGCCCATACCGACCTCACCACTTCCCGCGGTCTCATGCGGGTGCACACGTTCACCCCGACCGGCAGCGGGAAGCATCCCGCGGTGATCTTTTTCTCGGAGATCTTCCAGGTGACCGGGCCGATTCGCCGGATGGCTGCGGCCTTGGCGGGTGAGGGGTATCTGGTCGCGGTACCGGAGGTTTATCACGAGTTCGAGCCACTGGGCTGTGTGCTCGCCTACGATCAAGCGGGCTCCGACCGTGGCAATGAGCTGAAATTCACCAAGGAGCTGGCTTCCTACGACGAGGATGTGGACGTGCTGGTGAAATGGCTGCAAGGCCACGAGTCATGCACCGGCAAAATTGGCAGCCACGGCGTCTGCCTCGGCGGCCATCTCTCGCTGCGCGCCGGCTTCCATGACGGCATTTCGGCGGTGGCATGCTTCTACCCCACCGACGTCCACTCGGCCACGCTCGGAGCGGGAAAGAATGACGACACGTTGAAGCGGATCGGTGAACTGGAGGCCCGGATGCTTTTCGTCTGGGGCCGCCAGGATCCGCACATCCCGCAGGAGGGCCGGGAGCTGATCCATGGGCGCTTGGAGGAAGCCGGCCGCGAATTCGAGTGGCATGAGTTCAACGCCGCGCATGCCTTTCTGCGTGACGAAGGTGCGCGTTACAATCCGGCCTTGGCGCGGGTGTGCATGGCGCTCCTGCTGCGGTTTCTCGGAGAATCCTTGGAATGA